The DNA sequence caCCAAATAATTACAAACgataacaaaaatgaaatgtagtAGCATTGAAATAAATAAGGCTGAAGAGTAAATGCAACTTTAAAATCTCCTTTTTAGAagaaacatatacatatatatataaatatatatatacacatacatatatatttgtttatacacagatatatatgtatatgtatgtactttTTCTCTTTGGGACGGGTGTCTGAAGAGAACGGGGACCCACAGTTCCCAAATGACAGTGTACCTGAATTAAACACCACCATGGAcgagataaaaaataaataaacaactatgaaaaaggaaaaatcagTGGCTTgtttctgctcctcttcctcctcctcctcctcctcctcctcctcctcctccctgcatCAGTGGTCAACTCCTTCAAGGACACTCGGCGTCTGCGGGCAGGTCAGTCGACCCCAAAATCCTCTTGCCGTTCCAGGAGTTCACGCACCAGCATCGACCTCTCTGTCCGTCCAGAGACGACTCGCACTGCGGAGGTGAGAAAACAACAGTTtcattttcactcactcactcactcacacacacacacacgtgtacggTCATGCtgaacactgactgactgacgtctcactcactcacactaaACACACGCTGTGGTTGACATAatctcagctccacacacacctgctttCACACTGagtgaatactgacaatgttttcactgtttgtctttgaactTTTCTGTCTTTACTGTCATAAACATGGATATAGAATTTAAAAAGTGggtgttttttgtctgtttttcaccTGTTGGTCAAGTATTCAGTGACTGTGAGGACACTAACCTGTTTGGGTTTGTAGAGCCCgtgtttgtcacagtttggGAGGTAGAATCTGGTTAACTTGTCGCCCAGTTTCTGATGGGATTTGGCGATTTTCTCCAGCGCTCTCTGCAGCTCAATGTGACAAGGAGCCTGcacaaggaaggaaggaaggaaggaaggaaaggaaagggttAACATCTGCTCTGCAgcatacaaaataataacaacgtGGCTTTATTGTCAGCAAACAAGTGCTCTGACATCAAACTGCTTATAAAACTTGTAATGACAAGCATCTCTGTCACTGTCTTCTCCCCCTGTATGGATTTAAACAGCACACGAGCTCCCCCTTGCGGCGCACACTGGtgcctccccctctctctccatccaaaCTTTTTACAACATATTTTGCGCACATGGATTTGGtcgctgagtgagtgagtgagtgctgagTCCGCGTCTCACCTGCTCCACCAGCTTCTTGCGGATACAGACGAGTTTGGCTTTCATGCTCTCCTGAGCGTCAGCAGCGGCTCTCGGGTCGTAGGGCTTCGTGTGGCCGGGGAGGTAGTGGTTGGAGCCGGGGTCAGAGACGATGGCAGCGTTGTCCATCTCGGCCTCTGGCTCTTCCTGATCTGGAGGACGGAAGGAAGGACAGTGTTGGATGACAGCTGAGGCAGAGGTGACTGAAGGTGACAGGTGACACCAGGCATGTGGAGGTGGTGGAACACATGGATAAATGTGGGCCTCACTCACCTTGCGTCTGgggctcggggctcgcctcggGCTCGGTGCTCTGCGTGCACACGGCTTGTCCTCGGGTGAGGGAGTGCAGCGGCCGCGGGTCGCCGGGTCTCGGGGTGCACCTCAGTCCGGAGCCGCACGGCGCCGTGTACATCCCGCACAGCTCGCCGGTCTTCAGGGCGCAGGCGGGGCAGCATCCACAGCCGGGCTCCCGCATCACCTCGGCGCACCCGGGCGCCACCGCCGGACACTGGCTCAGCTTCTCCGGGGTGCACGGCGCGCATCGAATCGGCTCTGGCGCCACCACCGGGGAACCCAGCGTCCCTGTGGGCAGCACGGCGCACAGCACCGCCACTGCTGCCGCGGCACGCGCCAAACATAATCCGCCCAACATAGTGAGATAAATATAGAAATGGAGAAGATCAAAATATGTGGAGCAGGATTCAAGGAGAGGATGTTGGGAAAATCAAACGCCGGTTTCTCCCACGGTTCTCGCGCTGCTGTGTCCTCTCTTGGATTTTTGGGGAAATGTCTGAACTGTGGCTCGCGCGCAGCCGTATTTATAGCCGGCTCCTCAGTGAGAGTTTGACGCATGGACGTTATGAATGATTTCTGAAAAGAAGGTGTAATGAGACCAcgcgctgtgattggctgtggtCACTCGGCTCATTTGAGTACAACGAGCGCGGCGGTGTTTGTTTTGGAACAGGCAGTGCTCTGCACGTATCGCCGGAAAATGACGACACCGGCGTTTGAAGTTGCAACCAAGGGACCCCCCAACCACCCCCCAACCCCTCGTTTCTCACCCGGGTGCTACACCAAACACTTCCCCCCCtcgtcactcacacacacacacacacacacacggtgcagGTTGAGCTCATTTTCTCCTCTTTAATCAaacaagctcctcctcctgtgtctctgtgatctCGCAAACTTTCATTAATTGCCCCTCACCAGAACTTcttaaactattttttttattttattttaattttttttgggggCGTGGGGGGCGAACCACGCGGGCCCTGTGGGAGCCACGCATTGATGCATCGCGGAGGAATGATGAGTCCTGCACTTACAAACCGCTAAATGAGGGTTCGGGTGGTGAGTCAGTGGAATGAGATGTGCAGTGGAATGCAcatggacccccccccccctctctctcactctgtgtgtgtgtgtctccgtcTCCATCCGCGCGCACTGGAGCCGCGGCGCACGAGATGTCCCGCTGTAATTACCATTTTCCTGCGTGGGACAATAATAGCGCAGGCCTCTGAATGGGGGCTGCAGTGCTGACATGGCCGCAGACACGTTCCCTCTGTCTGTGGGGACTCTCGGGGTCCCACGTTATCACGGCTCGCTGCTGCAGGGCATTTTTGGCGTCCTGACACCGCACACCACCATATTAACATGCACGTGACACTGTTCTCTCCATTTCAttagggtgttttttttattacattaactttatttgttgatttctgttttcagaacaaataaaatgcacaaagaGCTTCTTTTTAATCCGGTTTTTACTTTGCTTTAGTTTGAGTTCGACACATTTCTGTCAGATCCACTCTTGCACAGTGAGATGTTTACTCCAGGATGAGTTGGATGAATATGGGATGCTTTGTTTGTGGTGgaggtgaagatgaagatgaagatgatgcaaTATTCTGATTTCAACGAATGAAcagtgaaatgttttaattcattcagaaaaacttaaataaaaaagaaaatccaggcAAAAATATCAGGAAAAAACGCCAAAATACAGATTTATagtaaaattattaaaacatatggaaaaaaaacatgttataaaTTCAAGGAAAATTGATTTGCTATCTCAAATAAATGCTTCTGTagtctctctcttttccttaaTTGCCTCCTCATCGCTGGGTTATTGCGTCAGCTCCTCGCAATTGTTTATAGTCTTGCATCATCTGTCAAGTGGCGCAAACGGTGTCACTGTCACGCGCTGGCCggaagtgcagcagcagcaggagcaggaggaggaggaggagcagcaggagcagcctCAGGCTAAATAAAGCTCCTGGTGTCATTAGCCCCCAAACATCACCTCACTATGACGCACTGACGTCTTCATACTCATGTCTAGGCAAATTCACCCCAATTACTCACCTCTGGTTGTGCAGGTTAACCAACTGAACAGTGGAAAAGTACCGGTCTGACCTGATATCACTTTATTGTCCTCGGGAGCGATGAGGAACaagaaatcattatttttgatgAAGAGCAACTGAAACGATGCACTCGCCACAAAAGAATATGGTGATGTTGCGGCAGAATGTGCCAAACACTGAGTACTGTAGATATGATGCATTATTCTTTGCTGTTATACCACAGTTTTTGGATTtcaaatggaaaatggaaattTGGACAATCCACATTCTCCATGAAGGGTTTTGCCAAActgaaatcaaatcaatcataaataaaagtgtgaaagaaaagcagaggtatattatgtttatttgaaGTTGTGTATTAGTAGTGTAGTTTTATCACACACTATTGTGCtgattatgttttatatgtAGCATTTGACAatttatattgtgtgtgtgttctgtgttttagtGCATGATCAGACAACACATTAGAATTTAGATGCATGCAATAACATACAATAACAGACATATAAAACTTAATCAGTACAATAAAGTAGAGCAAAACTACACTTGATTGTTCACGAAAACACAACTTACAAGTCAAATAAAcctaatgtgtttttcttcaccttCATTGTGAACACGTTCATGTGGGTCTTATGATAAATGTATATAGTAGAGCTGTGTTTggcacatttttataaaaagatTTACTGTTTACTTCCACGTGGAACGTCACCATATTTATATTCTTTCCATATATCCTTTCGTGGTGAGTGTGATATCAGGTCAGACTGGTACTTTTCCACCTTACAGTTGGTTAACCTGCACAACCACAGGTGAGTAATTGGGGGTGAATTTGCCTCgacaaaaacaattattgtCAAGTgagaaatataaaacataatcagTACAATAAAGTACATTAAAACTACACTTGATAgtgcactgaaaacaacaactaacAGTTATTATACTGTTCATGTAAAAGGCATGAAGTTGCTCCTCAACAGTAACACAAACAGCCAGGACAGGGAACGCAAGAGCAGCCTTCTTCATCACGCTTTTGGGACCCCAGAGAGATGACACGGACAAAAACCCAGAGGCACGACAGATCCTCAAGAGGGAAATGGTCCTGGACAGGGCGCACACTTAGGAAGCTGCACCATCCAGCGTTTACACGAAAGAGAAGGAGGCctaaaaacagctgcagttaaaaacaGCTACGAAAGAAGACCCAGACACGAGAACCACGGAGGAATGTCATCGGTGACCATGCTCCGACAGTAAGTAAGGAACACATATactgatatttacacatcttAACAAGAGAGACCTTGAGATAAGAATATAGTCCTATGAACATTAAGTATAtcagcatttgtgtttgttatgcATATATGTACGGATGTGTATCTGCGAGCATGAGCATGCTTCTCTGGATGAGtcccaataaagtgattgagaaataagtAGAGTACATCATTGTAGCCACAGagctgtatacatatatatgtatatatacacatatatatatatatatgtatatatatatatatatattattcttgGATTCCTGTCGTCACAGCGTAACAACAAACACAGCCCTCGGATACATTTGCTTGAATCCAAACACAATATTTCCGGCCTTAATTTTGCCAGAGCTGAAGAGTAAATCAGCTGAGGGTGGATTTAATGAAATGGTTCAcgtgtatatgtataaacacaGAGGTTATTTCTCACCACTGCTCTCTGTAATAACGCATTATGATGAGGTTTTACATCTTATCTCCAGGGTACAAGGTTATGTAAAGTGTTTCCAACCCAAACATAGACAGCATACGATCGTGACCCaaatcccccaaaaaagtcTCCTGTGACCCTTccgtgggtcccaacccagtctttggTCATCACTGATTTAGAAGCATTACAGGGAAACAGGTGTGAGGAAGTGAGATAAATCTACACGTCATGAAAATGAGCAGATATCCTACTTTTTAAATGCTGATAATATACAGTTTTACTGCTTTTTCCACCATGTCAGTATTCTTAACTCTAATAGTTAAAGATGTGTTCACATCAAGGATTAGAAGCTTTAAGATGAGAGTTCAGTGTCAAACTTGACAAGAGGATATGTTAAGAATATAGGCAACTCTTTTATTTTGGCATTACACATCCTTACACATCATTACACATATCAGGTGCAAAGTGAAGTTTTGTAAACTGCTCTtcccacaggagctgctgctgctgcctcgtctgccaagtttgtgtcactgagttgtTTGTGACAGCAGGAGTTCAAACACTcacaagtcacaaaacaacacactggaAGTAAGTGatcgaggcagcagtggatcagcatcTCCTGTGATCTGTGGTTTTCCACAGTCAGACTAACATCCCTAACAAAAGTcccattttagtcagactattTTGTTAAAGTCACGTAAACGCGTTAGTGCAACTAAAATTGGAccagtcttagtcagactaacatacctggataatgtggttcatagtctgattactacTGCATGcgtacacttagtcggactggagtcagacttgttGAGATCCAGCaccacctacagaggcggagtcagacacaCGTGGCCAATAAATAATTTTTGTATActcggactctgcaagttgtccaattacccgtcttagtcggactacggcctttaGCCGGATTAAAGTGTGCgtgcaaacacactgactgacatcaGCAGTGATTGTTTTTCCCCTTTGCAGCTCTTATAAAAACCTGATAATATTACTATAAAATATTTTCCCACACATTTCAGATCGCGAGTACGATGTAAGGCAAAGGTCTGTGGGTTTGTAACGACCGCCGGTCGCCGAGAGGAACGGGGGTGCGTTCAGTTGGTGACGTGTGCTCATGTGAAGCTTGTACAGGATgtgcagatgtttgttttgctctcactctcactgaacaGGAAGTCCCTTAATGCGCAACCAAACGACCCCATTTTAAtcgtaaaaatgttttttggtttttttcactgGGGCAAAGTTTCACAATCTTGAGTGCATTTCCGAGGTAAAGTCATGTTCAGTCAAAACACTCAAGTGTACAATCCACTGCACTTACTGCACCGCAGAAACTCGTCACAACAGTTTACACGACATCATCGGTTTAAAGAATCagctttactttactttaactggccactttattaagtacacCCCCGATCAACTGCTGAACCCACACGTCTAATCAGTGAGTCACACGGCAGCGACTCCACACATTTAGGCACATAGACGTCGTctagaccagtgtttcccaaactttacATATGgggggacccacttttttaaAAGACGTCAAACGATTGTGACCAAAATCCCAACATCAATATATCGGTAATTTGTTTGAGGACCCAAAAAACTCTCCTGCGACCCATTTGTGGGTCTCGAACTAGTGTTTTGGGGATTTTCGGTCTAGACGACCCACTGAAATTAAAAACTAAGTTCCCACCTTTACACCTGACTGCAATCACATGACCACCTGTAAGTACATACAAGTAAATGCACCGAAACTCACTGAAGACGGAACGTTGTTTTCAGGAGGTGGTCGGAGACGCTTTGTGACGAGTCCCTGACGCGTCGAGAGGAAAAACCTGACGGTGGCTCCAAGCAAAGCTAACATGACAGTTGGCGACTACACTGTAGTTTCAGTCTCCTCTGTTTGtcgtttgtctgtttgtctgtttgacttcttcttcccctgcttccaaaagcaaagaggagtccGTGCAACAGCTGCTGGAAACCTTTGCAGGAGACGAGCGTGATCAGATGTGGGCGGGgtcacaaacactcaaacaaccattctctctcacacctacggtcaatctagagtgtccatttgacctaatccccatgttggattatttttggactgtgggaggaagccggagaacccggagaaaagccacgcacacacggggagaacatgtgaactccatgcagaaagaccgaGGCGCACtccaatcacagaaaaaatGCATTCTGATGCCAGGGCCTCACAAACTGTTGGCCGACAtgagattttcacacacaaccatcacaAGAGTTTTACAGAGAATGATCAGAAACAGTGAACGGTGCCAAACATCAGAGGAGAATGATGCTGCAGAGCGGTCAgagatgatagaaaggcaacagtctCTCCAACGACCGCTCCTTAGGTTACAACCAAGACCACGTCTGAAAGACGAGGAAGTGTCGAGTGCTGAGAAAATACTTTCAATTCAAGTTCTTTTGGTCGATACACGTACATTTAGCTCAGTGTTTCCACAGGAGGATCGTGACGCGAGGATGACGCCTACAGGCTGCGTCCTTCAGAGGGGAATGTGGACGTGCTGGGAACTGATTTTGggctttattgtcatttcacCCATTCATGTCTGCTTTTTATAGCCTACGCTCTTATCCCAGAGAATCAAGACccactctggtgtgtgtgtgagtgtgt is a window from the Solea solea chromosome 9, fSolSol10.1, whole genome shotgun sequence genome containing:
- the igfbp1a gene encoding insulin-like growth factor-binding protein 1a → MLGGLCLARAAAAVAVLCAVLPTGTLGSPVVAPEPIRCAPCTPEKLSQCPAVAPGCAEVMREPGCGCCPACALKTGELCGMYTAPCGSGLRCTPRPGDPRPLHSLTRGQAVCTQSTEPEASPEPQTQDQEEPEAEMDNAAIVSDPGSNHYLPGHTKPYDPRAAADAQESMKAKLVCIRKKLVEQAPCHIELQRALEKIAKSHQKLGDKLTRFYLPNCDKHGLYKPKQCESSLDGQRGRCWCVNSWNGKRILGSTDLPADAECP